From a region of the Agromyces ramosus genome:
- a CDS encoding response regulator transcription factor — MTAIGSPIRVAIVDDQALVRAGFRMVLEAEAGIEVVGEAVDGRTAIALAGAREIDVMLMDVRMPGVDGIAATEAIVASARPTRVIVLTTFDLDEYAFAALRAGASGFLLKDVRPAELLAAIRTVHTGDAALAPRVIRRMIDLFAADLPARDGDRAGTTTDELDTLTPREREVLVAVAQGRSNSEIAETFFLSESTVKTHVGRLLQKLAARDRVQLVIFAYEHDLLPGTSSPGG, encoded by the coding sequence ATGACGGCAATCGGCTCCCCCATCCGTGTCGCGATCGTCGACGACCAGGCGCTCGTTCGGGCGGGCTTCCGCATGGTGCTCGAGGCCGAAGCGGGCATCGAAGTCGTCGGTGAGGCCGTCGACGGTCGCACCGCGATCGCGCTCGCCGGGGCGCGCGAGATCGACGTGATGCTCATGGACGTACGGATGCCGGGCGTCGACGGCATCGCCGCGACCGAGGCGATCGTGGCATCCGCTCGCCCCACCCGCGTGATCGTGCTCACGACGTTCGACCTCGACGAGTACGCCTTCGCCGCGCTCCGGGCGGGCGCGAGCGGATTCCTCCTCAAGGACGTCCGCCCAGCCGAGCTCCTCGCCGCCATTCGCACGGTGCACACCGGCGACGCGGCGCTCGCTCCTCGCGTCATCCGGCGCATGATCGACTTGTTCGCGGCCGATCTGCCCGCTCGGGACGGCGATCGGGCGGGCACGACCACCGATGAGCTCGACACGCTCACCCCGCGCGAGCGGGAGGTGCTCGTGGCCGTCGCCCAGGGCCGCAGCAACTCCGAGATCGCCGAGACGTTCTTCCTCTCCGAGTCGACCGTGAAGACCCACGTCGGGCGGCTCCTGCAGAAGCTCGCCGCGCGCGATCGCGTGCAACTCGTGATCTTCGCCTACGAGCACGACCTCCTCCCGGGGACCAGCTCCCCCGGCGGATGA